From Paenibacillus sp. V4I7, one genomic window encodes:
- a CDS encoding AbrB/MazE/SpoVT family DNA-binding domain-containing protein, protein MMKSTGIVRKVDELGRVVIPIELRRTLGIGEKDALEIYVDGERIMLKKYEPACIFCGNAENVSYFKGKIVCHICLAEMPTPVTK, encoded by the coding sequence ATGATGAAATCTACGGGAATTGTAAGAAAAGTTGACGAATTGGGTCGCGTTGTTATTCCAATCGAGTTGCGCCGCACATTGGGTATTGGTGAAAAAGACGCTTTGGAGATTTATGTAGATGGCGAGCGCATCATGTTGAAGAAATATGAGCCTGCTTGTATCTTCTGTGGTAATGCTGAAAACGTATCTTACTTCAAAGGAAAAATTGTTTGTCATATTTGTTTAGCAGAAATGCCAACACCTGTGACAAAATAA
- a CDS encoding HD domain-containing protein has translation MKEEKVFKDPVHKYIYVQDNTIWDLINTREFQRLRRIRQLGTSYLTFHGAEHSRFSHSLGVYEITRKIISQFERNHYEDWPQEERLLCLCAALLHDLGHGPFSHSIEKAFGTRHEDWSCRIVLGDTDVNKVLSRVSPDFPKKVAGVICKSYSEEIVVSLVSSQLDADRMDYLLRDAYFTGVNYGTFDLERILRVIRPYKGHIVVKESGMHAVEDYLMSRYQMYWQVYFHPVTRSAEILLHKIFARAKHLYEENYSFGFMVEPILHLIQNKITLEDYLLLDESVMQTMLAFWSNEKDPILGDMCKRFLDRKLYKYSTFDESSQRQIKLMEKVMAEVGFDPTYYMEIDFPSNQSYDVYRPGETDDNLPIFLLDHKETLTEITHRSEIVQSISGFQMGKHHVYYPEELLERLNATNYPDLWALLGEQD, from the coding sequence ATGAAGGAAGAGAAGGTTTTTAAAGATCCGGTTCATAAATATATTTATGTGCAGGACAATACGATTTGGGATTTAATTAATACGCGAGAGTTTCAGAGATTGCGCCGCATAAGGCAATTAGGCACCTCTTATTTAACTTTTCATGGTGCTGAGCATAGTAGATTCTCTCATTCACTCGGTGTGTATGAAATCACTCGGAAAATCATTTCACAATTCGAACGCAATCACTATGAGGATTGGCCACAAGAGGAACGTTTACTCTGCCTTTGTGCGGCATTGCTACATGATCTTGGTCACGGACCCTTCTCGCATTCCATTGAAAAAGCTTTTGGAACGAGACATGAAGATTGGTCGTGCAGAATTGTCCTTGGAGATACCGATGTGAACAAAGTCCTCAGTCGAGTGTCACCTGATTTTCCGAAAAAAGTGGCGGGCGTTATTTGTAAATCGTATAGTGAAGAAATTGTGGTTAGTCTTGTATCGAGTCAGTTGGATGCAGATCGTATGGATTATTTGCTGCGTGACGCCTATTTCACTGGTGTAAATTACGGCACATTCGATCTGGAGCGAATACTTCGTGTTATTAGGCCCTATAAGGGGCACATTGTTGTTAAGGAAAGCGGCATGCATGCTGTAGAAGACTATTTAATGTCCCGTTATCAAATGTACTGGCAGGTATATTTCCATCCTGTGACACGCAGTGCGGAAATTTTGCTGCACAAGATTTTTGCGCGTGCTAAACATTTATACGAAGAAAATTATTCGTTTGGATTTATGGTTGAGCCTATTTTGCATCTGATTCAGAATAAAATTACGTTGGAAGATTATTTACTATTGGATGAGTCTGTTATGCAGACGATGCTAGCTTTCTGGAGTAATGAGAAAGATCCTATTTTAGGCGATATGTGTAAACGGTTTTTGGACCGTAAGTTGTACAAATACAGCACCTTTGATGAATCTAGTCAACGTCAGATTAAGCTGATGGAAAAAGTGATGGCTGAGGTCGGATTCGACCCTACCTATTACATGGAAATTGATTTTCCATCGAATCAATCCTATGACGTGTACAGACCGGGTGAAACAGATGACAATTTGCCAATTTTTCTGCTGGATCATAAGGAGACATTAACGGAAATTACTCATCGATCTGAGATTGTGCAGTCCATCAGCGGATTCCAAATGGGTAAGCATCATGTTTATTATCCAGAAGAGCTGTTGGAACGCTTGAACGCAACCAATTATCCTGATTTATGGGCACTGCTAGGTGAGCAAGATTAA
- the yabA gene encoding DNA replication initiation control protein YabA, with protein MDKQDIFGQIDGIEERMGATYAELGALKKQIINLIEENKRLSIENQQLRKLIRQEETIVEQPVGEAEEPLPLPGAGYDNLTRLYNEGFHICNVYYGHLRTEGDCLFCLSFLNK; from the coding sequence GTGGATAAACAAGATATTTTTGGACAAATAGATGGGATCGAAGAACGAATGGGTGCCACTTATGCCGAGTTGGGTGCCTTAAAGAAACAAATTATTAACCTCATCGAAGAAAATAAGAGATTAAGCATAGAAAATCAGCAGCTCCGCAAACTGATCCGACAAGAGGAAACAATTGTCGAGCAGCCTGTAGGAGAGGCGGAGGAACCACTTCCGTTACCTGGAGCAGGTTATGATAATTTGACTCGCTTGTATAATGAAGGTTTTCATATTTGCAATGTATATTATGGACACCTTCGGACCGAGGGAGATTGTTTGTTTTGCTTATCCTTTTTAAATAAATAA
- the rsmI gene encoding 16S rRNA (cytidine(1402)-2'-O)-methyltransferase — translation MSLNVQKSYREDGSGVGTLYLVATPIGNLEDMTFRAIRTLKEVSMIAAEDTRQTRKLLTHFEVATRLVSYHEHNKQASGPELVRLLLEGQSIALVSDAGLPAISDPGYDLVRMAVEQSVPVVPIPGANAALSALIASGLPTERFAFVGFLPREKKDQTKVLEGLQHAQDTLLFYESPHRVEKTLTRMAEVWGVERRVCLARELTKRYEEFLRGTIAECLAHLEQYPPQGEYCVIAEGASEKAVREAADGWWEAMTLGEHVEHYEQSGSDRKDALKLVASDRGLSKRDVYNALLER, via the coding sequence GTGAGCTTGAATGTGCAAAAGAGCTATCGCGAGGATGGAAGCGGCGTTGGCACGCTATACCTGGTTGCCACACCGATAGGCAACCTAGAAGATATGACCTTCCGTGCGATTCGCACCCTGAAGGAAGTGAGCATGATTGCCGCTGAGGACACGCGGCAAACACGCAAACTGCTGACGCACTTCGAGGTCGCTACGCGACTCGTCAGCTATCACGAACACAACAAGCAAGCAAGCGGACCCGAACTCGTCCGCTTGCTGCTTGAAGGGCAGAGCATCGCGCTAGTCAGCGATGCAGGGCTGCCGGCCATCTCCGATCCAGGTTATGACCTGGTGAGGATGGCCGTAGAGCAGAGCGTGCCGGTGGTGCCTATCCCCGGCGCGAATGCGGCCCTGTCGGCGCTGATTGCATCAGGCTTGCCGACAGAGCGTTTCGCCTTCGTCGGGTTTCTCCCCCGGGAGAAAAAGGATCAGACGAAGGTGCTTGAAGGGCTGCAGCATGCGCAGGATACGCTGCTGTTCTATGAATCGCCGCACCGTGTAGAGAAAACACTTACCCGCATGGCGGAAGTGTGGGGGGTGGAGCGCCGGGTATGTCTCGCCCGCGAGCTGACGAAGCGGTACGAGGAGTTCCTGCGGGGTACTATCGCAGAGTGCCTCGCGCACTTAGAGCAGTACCCGCCTCAGGGCGAGTACTGCGTGATCGCCGAAGGCGCCTCGGAGAAGGCAGTCCGCGAAGCAGCTGATGGCTGGTGGGAGGCGATGACGCTAGGGGAGCATGTTGAGCACTACGAGCAAAGCGGAAGTGATCGTAAGGATGCACTGAAGTTGGTCGCGAGCGATCGTGGGCTTTCCAAGCGCGATGTTTACAATGCACTGCTCGAGCGCTAA
- a CDS encoding tRNA1(Val) (adenine(37)-N6)-methyltransferase: protein MKQVQLRPTERIDDLLTYDLKIIQSDEVFSFSLDAVLLGRFCSVAPKGRMIDLCTGNGVVPLLLTTRTRAEIWGVEIQERLADMAVRNAEINGLEDQLHMLQGDLKNIHETLGHGQFDAVTVNPPYLPVPNGEQNANEHFAAARHEIYCNLEDVIAASAKLVKAGGKVAMVHRATRLIDICCLMRQYRLEPKRIRYVHARAGEEAMMVLIEGMKDGKPEIRTLPPLIVYDENQEYSKELKEIYYGGRSSLEFS from the coding sequence ATGAAGCAAGTACAGTTACGACCTACCGAACGAATTGATGATTTATTGACGTATGATTTGAAAATAATTCAAAGTGATGAAGTGTTCAGCTTTTCACTAGATGCCGTCCTGCTAGGCCGGTTCTGCAGTGTGGCTCCCAAGGGGCGCATGATTGATTTATGTACTGGCAATGGGGTCGTCCCCCTGCTCTTAACAACGCGGACACGCGCTGAGATTTGGGGTGTTGAAATTCAAGAGCGGCTCGCGGATATGGCGGTTCGCAATGCAGAGATTAATGGATTAGAGGACCAGTTACATATGCTCCAGGGGGATCTGAAGAACATTCACGAAACCTTAGGTCATGGCCAATTTGATGCCGTAACGGTGAACCCTCCCTATCTGCCTGTGCCTAACGGTGAGCAGAACGCCAATGAGCATTTCGCTGCGGCTCGTCATGAAATATATTGCAACTTGGAAGATGTCATTGCGGCGAGCGCAAAGCTGGTGAAGGCTGGCGGTAAGGTGGCGATGGTCCACAGGGCTACGCGTTTAATCGATATCTGCTGCTTAATGAGGCAATATCGTCTTGAACCGAAACGCATTCGCTATGTGCACGCACGTGCTGGGGAAGAAGCAATGATGGTGTTGATCGAGGGAATGAAGGATGGAAAGCCAGAGATCCGTACCTTACCGCCGCTTATTGTTTATGATGAGAATCAAGAGTACAGTAAAGAACTGAAAGAAATTTACTACGGGGGCAGAAGCTCCTTAGAGTTTTCGTAA